Genomic window (Hymenobacter sp. BRD128):
CACCTCCACCTCGCGGGCGCGGGCGGCGGCCGATACCTGTTCTAGGTAGGCCGCTTCGCCGAGCCGGTAGCGCACGGCGGCGGCGCGGGCGAAGTCCCGGTAGAGGCTGTCCTGGTTGGTGAGCAGCCGCAGGCGGGCCTGCCCGTAGGCGAGCTGGTAATACGCCGCCTGCACGTCGCGGCGCAGCCCGGCCTGGGTGAGGGCGCGGGTGCGCTCGCTCAGGGCCACCTGCTGGCGCAGGGCCTTGGCCTGCCGCGTGTAGACGGTGGGGAACTCGAAGCTCTGGGCGACGCCGTAGGTTTTGTTGCCGAGCAGCACCGCGTTGTTGTCGTAGCTGTAGCTGAAGCTGGTGCGGCCCGGCTCCACGGCGGTGCCGAGCAGCGCCTGCTGCTGCTGTACCGAAAAGTTGGCGCTCTGAATGCCAGGGTTGCTGCGCAGGGCCTGGTTCAGGGCCGCGTCCAGCGTGAGGGGCGTGGGACCGGGTTGCGTCTGTCCGTAGCTGCGGGTGGGCAGCAACCAGCTGCTCAGCGCGAGCAGGAGCACCAACCCGGTGGTCTGCATCGCATGATTCCTGGTGGAGGGGAGGTTGGCGCAGCTTCCGTTTCGCCCGGGCTTGCAGCAGCAGTTCCGCGCCCCCCTTTGAGAAAGAGGCTGTAGAGAATCGGTAGCACGACGAGCGTGAGCAGCGTGGCCGTAACCAGGCCGCCGATGACCACAGTGGCCAGCGGACGCTGCACTTCGGCGCCGGCCGTATTCGACAGCGCCATCGGCAAGAAACCCAATGAAGCCACGGCCGCCGTCATTATCACCGGCCGCAGGCGGGCCGCGGTGCCCAGCCGCACGCGCTCCAGCACATCGTGCACGCCGTCGGCTTCGAGGCGGTTGAACTCACCGATGAGCACGATGCCGTTGAGCACGGCCACCCCGAACAGGGCGATGAAGCCCACGCCGGCCGACACGCTGAACGGCAGGCCCCGCGCCCACAGCGCCACCACCCCGCCGATGGCCGAGAGCGGAATGGCCGTGAAAATCAGCAGCGACTCTTTCAGCGAGCCGAAGGTAAAAAAGAGCAGGATGAAGATGAGGGCTAGCGCGACGGGCACGGCGATGCTCAGCCGCTGCTGGGCCTCGATGAGGTTCTGAAACTGCCCGCCGTAGCGGATGTAGTAGCCGGGCGGCAAAGGCAGCTGCTTACCTAGGACCGCCTGAATGTCTTGTACCACGCTTTGCACGTCGCGGCTCCGCACGTTCAGGCCCACGGTGATGCGGCGCTTGCCGTCCTCATGGGAAATCTGGGCCGGGCCATCCTTTAGGTCGATTTGCGCCACTTCGCCGAGAGGCACCTGGTTGCTGTCGGCCAGGGCCACGGGCAGGGCCCGCACGTCGTCGATGCCGGTGTGGTGGGCAGAGTCGAGGCGCAGCACCAAATCGAAGCGCTTGGCCCCTTCGTAGACCGTGCCGGCCGTGGCCCCGGAAAAGCCCGTGGCCAGCACGTCGGATACCTCGCTCACGCTCAAGCCATATTGGGCCAGCCGGTCGCGGTTAAAGGCCACCGTGATTTGGGGCAGGCCGGCGGTGCGCTCGGCGGCCACGTCCTGCGCCCCGCTGATGGGAGCGATAAGGGCGGCGGCCTGGGCGCCGAGGGTGGCCAGGCGGGCCAGGTCTTCGCCGTAGATTTTCACGGCTACGTCCTGCCGGGCCCCGGAAATCAGCTCGTTGAAGCGCAGCTGAATGGGCTGCGAAAACTCGTAGCTCACGCCGGGCAACACCGCCAAGGCCTTTTGCATCTTCTCGGCCAGCGCCTCGCGGGTGCTGGCCGAGGTCCACTCGGTCTGGGGCTTGAGCAAGATGGTGACCATGGCCACCTCGATGGGGTCGGGGTCGGTGGGAATGTCGGCCACGCCGATGCGGCTCACTACGCTCTTCACTTCGGGGAACTGCCGGCGCAGAATGGCCCCGACCTGGCCGGTAGTGGCCACCGTCTGGCCGAGGGCGGTGCCGGTGGGCATGTGTAGTTCAATGGCCATGTCGCCCTCATCGAGCGTGGGAATAAACTCGCCGCCCAGGGTGCGGAAGAGTAGGTAAGCGCCCGTAAGAAGGGCCACGGAGAGGCTGAGCACCACGGTACGGTGGCGCAGCGAGGCAGCCAGCAGCGGCGTGTAGGCCCGCTGCACCCGCGCCATGAGCCGGTCGGAAAACGTCTGCTTGGTGTCCGCTTTGCGGCTGAGCGCCAGCGCGGCCATCATGGGCACATAGGTGAGCGAGAGCAGCAGGGCCCCGATGATGGCGAAGGCTACGGTTTCGGCCATCGGCCGGAACATCTTGCCCTCGATGCCGGCCAGCGCCAGGATGGGCAGGTACACCATCAGAATGATGATTTCCCCGAACGAGGCCGACTGCCGGATGCGGTGGGCCGAATCGTACACGGCCGCGTCCATCTCGGCATGGGTCAGCGCGGGGGAGCCGGCGGGCCGGCCGTGGGCCACCCGCGAGACGATGGCCTCGACAATGATAACCGCGCCATCCACCACCAGGCCGAAGTCGATGGCCCCGAGGCTGAGCAGGTTGCCCGACACGCCGAACAGGTTCATCAGGCTGATGGCGAAGAGCATGGCCAGTGGGATGACCGAGGCCACGACCAGCCCGGCGCGCCAGTTGCCGAGGAAGAGGATGAGCACGAAAATCACAATCAGCGCGCCTTCCTCCAGGTTGCGGGTGACAGTGTGGATGGCCCGGCCAATCAGGTCGGAGCGGTCCAAGAAGGGCTCGATAATGACGCCTTTGGGCAGAGACTGCTGCACCTGGACCATGCGCTCCTTTACCCGGCTTACCACCTGGTTGGAGTTTTCGCCTTTGAGCATGAGAATCACGCCGCCTACCACCTCGCCCTCGGTATTGCGGGTCATGGCGCCGTAGCGCACGGCCGCGCCGAAGCGCACTTGGGCCACGTCGCGCACCAGCACCGGGGTGCGGCCCCGCACGACCACCACCGTGCGGGCCACGTCGTCGAGGCTTTTAACGAGGCCCAGGCCGCGAATGAAGTAGGCCCGGGGGCCCTTCTCAATGTAGGCCCCGCCGGTGTTGCGGTTGCTGCCCTGCAAGGCCATCAATAGCTCGCTCATGGTGATGCCCACCTGGCGCAGGCGCTGCGGGTTCACGGCCACCTCGTACTGCTTGCGGTAGCCGCCGAAGCCGTTGATTTCGGCCACCCCGGCGATGCCGGCCAGCTGCCGGCGCACGGTCCAGTCCTGCAAGGTGCGCAGGTCCATCGCGCTGAACTGCCGCTCGTAGCCCGGGGCGGGGTGCAGCACGTACTGGTAAATTTCGCCCAGGCCGGTGCTGATGGGGGCCAGCTCGGGCGTGCCCGAGCCGGGGGGAATCTGCTGGATGGCGTCGAGCAGCTTCTCGCTCACCAGCTGGCGGGCCCGGTAGGGGTCCATGTCCTCGCGGAAGACGATGGTGACGTTGGAGAGGCCGAAGCGCGAGATGGAGCGCACCTCGATAACGCCCGGCACGTTGGCCAGGGCCAGTTCGATGGGCGCGGTCACGGTCTGCTCAATCTCCTGGGTGGCCAGCGCGGGCGAGATGGTGTTGACCTGGACCTGGTTGTTGGTGATGTCGGGCAGCGCGTCGATGGGCAGCTGGGTGACCGAGTAGCCGCCCCACACCACGAGCAGCAGCACCAGAAAGCCGATGACCAGCTTGTTGTGGATGGAGAAGTGGATTATCTTGTCAAACATGCGCGCAGCAGCTCGTGGAAGCGGGGCTGGGCCCGCTGAAAAATGGCCGTAGTGGGCGGTGGCGCGTCCGGTGCAGCGGCGCGTTTCTGCCCCGCCCCGGCGTTGCCGGTGCAAGGCTATGGGCCAAATCTATGCGGAGCCTATGCCGCGGCCGGGCGGGCGGCTTTGCTTAAAAATTTGGTGCAGATGTACAGCGTCATTGAGGGTAGCTGAAGGTTCGACACGAAGCACAGCGGCCTGAAGGCAATGAAGTGAACTTTTTGTTTTAGTTTTTGCTTAATTAAGCGAATGCTACCTTTGCAAAAATCGTTTTCATGAAAGCTACCGCGTGTATCCGGGTATTTGCCGACACCGCTCACATTCAGCACTGCCAAACGCGCTTGGCGCACGTCGAGCCGACCCTTCAGTCGCTGGCCTCCGTGCTGGCCCTGGCCGGCAACGAGGTGCGCCTGAAAATCCTGTTTTTACTGGCGGAAGAACAACAGCTGTGCGTGTGCGACATCGCCGACGTGCTGCAAATGACCGTCTCAGCCGTCTCGCAGCACCTGCGCAAGCTCAAAGACGGCGGTGTGCTGCACGCCCACAAGGTTGGCCAGACGGTGTTCTATGCCCTCAGCCCGCCCCATTTGCCCATCCTGCAACCGCTGCTGGCCGGCTTATCGGCCGCGCTCACTCCCCAACCCGCCTCATGAACCAGTCCCCTTCCTCCGCCGACAAGCCCCTGGTGGGCGCGGGCCTGCTGGCCGCGCTGGCCGCCTCGCTGTGTTGCATCACCCCCTTGCTCGCCGTCGTGGGCGGGCTGGGCGGCGTGGCCTCGTCCTTCTCCTGGCTCGAACCCTTCCGGCCCTACTTTATTGCGCTCACTGTGGGCGTGCTGGGCTTCGCCTGGTATCAGCAGCTCAAGCCCCGGCCGGCTGATGACTGCGGCTGCGCCGTGGACGTCAAACCTTCCGTGCTGCAATCCAAGGGTTTTTTAGGGGTCGTGACCGGGCTGGCGGCGGCGCTGCTGGCCTTCCCTTACTACGGGGCGCGTCTGTACCCGACGGCGGCCGTACCGGCAGCCACCGTGGCCACCACCGGGGCCGTTCCGGTGTGGCAAACGGCGAATTACCGCATCGGGGGCATGAGTTGCGACGCTTGCGCGAAACACGTCGAGCACGCGGTGCAGCAGCTGCCGGGGGTGCAGGCCGTGACCGTCTCCTACGACCAGGGCACCGCGCAAGTCCGCTTCGACGCGGCCACAAGCCCCGCCGCGCAGGTCGCGCAAGCCATCAACGGCACCGGCTACCACATCCTGCCCGCCAACGCGCCCCGCTAATGGAAACGAGAGAATTTGACGTGCTCGTTATCGGAACGGGCGAAGGGGGCACCACGGCCGCGCAGAAATGCGCCACGGCTGGCAAGCGCGTGGCCATCGTGGACGTGCTGCCCTTCGGCGGCACCTGCGCCCTGCGCGGCTGCGACCCCAAAAAGGTGCTCATCGGCGCGGCCGAAACGGTGGCCCGCTCCCGGCAACTGCTGGGCCACGGCCTGGACACGGCCGCGACGGTGGCCTGGGCCGACCTGATGCGCTTCAAAAACAGCTTTACCGGCAAGGTGCCCGCTGCCCGCGAAGCCAGCTTGCAGAAAGCCGGCATCGGCACGTACCACGGCCTGGCCCGTTTTACTGGCTCCCACACGGTGCAGGTGGGCGACCAGGAGCTGCGGGCGAAGCAGTTCATCATCGCGGCGGGGGCGCGGCCCCGGCCGCTCGGCATTCCGGGCGAAGAATTGCTAGTGGACAGCACGGCCTTTTTGGAGCTGGCGGAGCTGCCGGCCGACCTGACGCTGATTGGCGGCGGGTACATCGCCTTCGAATTTGCCCACCTGGTGGCCCGCTGCGGGGTCGCCGCCCGCATCCTGCACCGGGGAGCGCGGCCCCTGGTGCACTTCGACGCGGACCTGGTGGCCCACCTGGTCACGGCTTCCCGCGAGGCCGGCATTGAGGTGGTGCTGGATACGGTCCTAACCGGCATCGCGCAGGAGCCGGGCGGGCGCTTGCGGCTGCGGGCCGAATCGGGCGGGCACGTCGTGAACTACTCGGCCGCGCTGGCCGTCCACGCGGCCGGCCGCGAACCCAACCTGGCCGCGCTGGACCTGGACCGGGCCGGCATTGCGTATGGGCCTGCGGGGGTCACCGTCAATGAGTTCTTGCAAAGCACCTCCCATCCCGACGTGTACGCCGTGGGCGACGCGGCGGCCTCGGGCCTGCCCCTGACGCCGGTCGCGGCCAAAGCGGCGTTCGTGGCGGCCAGCAACCTGCTCAAGGGCAACCACACGCCCATTGCCTACGGCGTGGTGCCCACAACAGTGTTTTCTCACCCGCCGCTGGCGGCGGTGGGCCTAACGGAAGCCGAAGCCACCCGGCAAGGGCTGAAATTCACCGCCAAAAGCGAACTCACCACCGACTGGTTCACCGCCCGCCGCCTGCGGGAACCGGTTTCAGCTTACAAGGTGCTGGTGGAAGAAGGCAGCGGCCAGGTGCTCGGGGCGCACCTGCTCGGCCCCGACGCCGACGAGGTAATCAACCTGTTCGCCGTGGCCATGCACGCCAAGCTGCCGGCCCGCGAGCTGCAAAAACTGGTCTTTGCCTACCCCACCAGTGCGTCCGATATTGTCTACATGCTCTAATCCCCTCGCCCATGCTTACCGCCGAACCAAAAGCCCCTTTGCTTACCTCTGTCCTAACCTGCCCGGTTTGCCAACACGCGCAGGCCGAACAGATGCCCACCGACGCCTGCCAATGGTTCTACGAATGCACCAGTTGCCACACGGTCCTGAAGCCGCTGGCCGGCGACTGCTGCGTGTACTGCTCCTACGGCTCCGTGCCCTGCCCACCCATTCAAGCGCAAGGGTCCGGTGGCTGTTGTTGCTAAGCGGCAGATTTCGCACCAATCGTTTGGTCGTTCCTGCCGGTAATATAACAGCCTCACCACCCGTTTAATCAAGGCCGTAGGTGCTGACGTGCAGCACATGCAGCCCCGTGGCCGGCTCGTAGGTGTAGCGCAGCCCGAAGCCGTAGTGGCGGCACACCTGCTGCACGATGGACAGGCCGAGGCCCGGCGAGGGCGAGCCGGGCAGCTGCTTCTGGAACCGCTCGAAATACCGGCTGGGGTCACCCGAGAGGGTGGGGCCGGTATTGCGAACTTCCAGCGCGTGCGGGCCGAGCCGCACGGTCAGCGTGCCGCCGGGGTGATTGTGCTTGATGGCGTTTTGCAGCAGGTTCACCACCAGTGAATCGGCCAGGGCCGGGTGCATGCGCACCGGCACGGGGTCGGCCGCCTCATACGTCAGCGTAAGTTCTTTGCCGCTCACCAGTTCTTCCAGCAGCCCCAGCTTTTCGGCCACCACTTCCGCCAGTCGCAGGGGCACGGCGTCCGGAAACTGGCCGTTTTCAATCTTGCTGAGCAGAGTCAGGCCCTGGTGCAGGCGCGAGAGGCGCAGCGTCGCGCCGTACGCGTCGCGCAGCAGCGGGGCCATTTCCGCGTTGCGGGCCCCCAGTTGCAGCAGGCGTTCCAGCTTGGCCTGGAGGATAGCCAGCGGCGTTTGGGTTTCGTGCGCCGCGTTTTCGGTGAATTCCTTGAGCGACTGATACTCGGCCCCCAGCCGTTCGCTCAGCTGCGTGAGGGCCTGATTGAGTTCCGTAAACTCGTCAATGCCAGTGGCGGGCAGGCGCAGGGTGGCGGGCTGACGTTGCAGCTCGTAGCCGCGCAGGGCGGCCAGTGTCTGGTGAAACGGCTGCCAGAGCCGGCCCGACAGCCAGCGGTTGAGCGCGGCCAGGCTCAGTAGCAGGCCAATGAGCACGGCGGCCAGCACGGAGAGCACCACGCCCAGGGGACTGTCGTTTTCGAGCAGCGACTTGCGCAGCGTCACCCAATAGGTCACCCCTTTTACCTGCACCGGGAAGTGCAGCTGCCGGAACGGCTCCCAGCGCCGCCCCACCGGGTCGTATTCCAGCGTGTCGCTGAAGCCGGCCGGGCGGGGGTGGCGGCTCAGCGTGCGCTGGTCACCCAGGGGCAGGGGCAGCCGCCCGGTGCGCTGCAAGATGGGCGTGAGGTAGCCCCGTTCGGTGACGAGCTTTTCCTCCATTTCCGTGCGTAGCGCCCACACCAGCCCCGCGTAGAGCGCGGCCGTGCCGGCGGCAAAGAGCAAGGCTGCCAGCAGCAGATAGTAGCGGGTGGTAGTGGCCAGCAGCTTCATTCGGCGCTCAGCTCGTAGCCCAGCCCGTACACCGTGCGGATGTAGTCCACGGCCCCTTTCTCTTGCAGCTTTTTGCGGAGATTTTTTAGGTGGTTGTAAATAAAGTCGAACGAATCCGACGTATCGGCTGCGTCGCCCCACAGGTGTTCGGCGATGCTTTCCTTGGTGAGCAGGCGGTTGGGATTGGCCAGGAAGTAGAGCAGCAGCTCGTATTCCTTGCGCGTGAGCGTTAGGGGCGCTTCGCCCACCAGCACCTGGGCCCGGTCGGGTAGCACGGTTAGGGCCCGGAAGCGTAACGCGTTATGGCCCTGAAACTGCCGGCGGCGCAGAATGGCCTGGACGCGGGCCGTCAGCTCGGCCAGGTGGAAAGGCTTGGTGAGGTAGTCATCCGCGCCTAGTTTCAGGCCCCACACTTTGTCGTCGAGCGCCCCGCGAGCCGAGATGATGAGTACGCCGGCGGGGGACTGGTCGGCTTTGAGGGTACGTACCAGGTCCAGGCCGTCGCCGCCGGGTAGGGTCAGGTCCACGAGTACGCAGTCGTAGCGGTAGAGCTTGATTTTCTCGTGGGCCTGGGCGTAGGTGGCGGCTTCCTCGCAGCGGTAGCCGTCGCTTTGCAGGTGGGCCACCAGCGAAGTGCGCAGGGTGGGCTCATCTTCCACAATTAGAATTTTCACAATCGAACGGCTCAGGGGTTAGGCCGTGCCAAGCTACGCCCGAAATCTAACGGGAATTGGTAGCCCGGCCTACCGGTGGCTGGACAGCGCAGACGGCGTTTCCCACGTCAGCTTTACGGCTGCCGGGCCGGGCTAGCATAATCAGGCTTCGCTCCAGACGTGACGCGACTGCTCGAAGGGACAGGCAAAGGGGCCGGCCGCACGGACCTGCTGTCGTGCGCGTTGACAGCGCATACCTGCCGAAACCGTGCAAGGGCGCTACGCAGCCGTCGCGGATGGGCTTCCTCCCGTTGCGACGCCTAAGTGGGCCAGGTAGCGGTAGATAGTCGCCCGCCCTACCCCAAGGAGTTGGCCGATTTCGGCGACCGTCTTGTCCTGCTGCAAATAGAGCGTTTTATCGGCCTGGGCTTTGGAGAATGCCTCTTTTGATAAGCCTTTGGGCCGGCCGGCCTGCCGGCCCCGCGCCCGCGCCGCCGTCAGGCCGGCGCGGGTCCGTTCCCGGATAAGGTCGCGCTCAAACTCGGCCAAGGAGGCAAACAGGTTAAACATGAGCCGACCCTGAGCCGTCGTAGTATCTAGGTGGTCCTGCAAGCTGACGAAGTGAACGCCCTGCTGTTGAAAGCTACTCACCAGGGTTACCAGGTGTCTCGTCCGAAAATAAGTTGACCGTTGTCTGATCCTGAAATTTTGTTGACAGTTTCGAAGGCAAAATTTAATGAAGTCAAACAGATTTAGTGGGTGCTCTTTGACTGTTATATCGCTTGGGTTTCCAATGTTTTTTCAGCGGTTGATCCTTGCTATGTGCTGCTACGGGCGTTAAGTAGTCACAGCTCATATGGGGACGCAGATGGTTATAGTTGTGAATGCTTCGCTCCACTGCCCGAGCGGCCTCTTCAAAGCTAGTAAAGACCTGATTCAGTCGAAAGTCCGTCTTTAGAATGCCATTCACCCGTTCGGCAATCGCATTTTCGTAGGGGTCTCCGTACTGGCTCATGCTGATCGCAATACCGGCTTCCTTGAGTTTGCGGATATAGAGGAAACTGCAATACTGACTTCCCCGATCCGAATGATGAATCAGCGTCGTTGCTTTGGGCTGCTGCAAGGCCATCTCCAGCGCTCTTAAACAGCCTTCGCTGGTCAGCAAGGGATGCAAACAGTAGCCCACAATCAGTTTGGAGTAAGCATCGGTGATCAACGATAAATAGCCGAAGCCCAGCCCGATACACAGGTAGGTGATGTCGCAGACCCATACTTGCTGGGGCGCTGTGATCAACTGATCTGACAACAGGTTAGGATATTTCTGCAAGCCATGCGCTGAGTTCGTGGTTTTGGGTGCTGACCGCTTGTGCCGGAGCGTAAGGCCATGGGCTTGCAGCAATCCGTGCAATTTATCTCGTCCCATTCGAATCCCACTTTGCGCAAACGGCTCTTGCAAT
Coding sequences:
- a CDS encoding efflux RND transporter permease subunit, with the protein product MFDKIIHFSIHNKLVIGFLVLLLVVWGGYSVTQLPIDALPDITNNQVQVNTISPALATQEIEQTVTAPIELALANVPGVIEVRSISRFGLSNVTIVFREDMDPYRARQLVSEKLLDAIQQIPPGSGTPELAPISTGLGEIYQYVLHPAPGYERQFSAMDLRTLQDWTVRRQLAGIAGVAEINGFGGYRKQYEVAVNPQRLRQVGITMSELLMALQGSNRNTGGAYIEKGPRAYFIRGLGLVKSLDDVARTVVVVRGRTPVLVRDVAQVRFGAAVRYGAMTRNTEGEVVGGVILMLKGENSNQVVSRVKERMVQVQQSLPKGVIIEPFLDRSDLIGRAIHTVTRNLEEGALIVIFVLILFLGNWRAGLVVASVIPLAMLFAISLMNLFGVSGNLLSLGAIDFGLVVDGAVIIVEAIVSRVAHGRPAGSPALTHAEMDAAVYDSAHRIRQSASFGEIIILMVYLPILALAGIEGKMFRPMAETVAFAIIGALLLSLTYVPMMAALALSRKADTKQTFSDRLMARVQRAYTPLLAASLRHRTVVLSLSVALLTGAYLLFRTLGGEFIPTLDEGDMAIELHMPTGTALGQTVATTGQVGAILRRQFPEVKSVVSRIGVADIPTDPDPIEVAMVTILLKPQTEWTSASTREALAEKMQKALAVLPGVSYEFSQPIQLRFNELISGARQDVAVKIYGEDLARLATLGAQAAALIAPISGAQDVAAERTAGLPQITVAFNRDRLAQYGLSVSEVSDVLATGFSGATAGTVYEGAKRFDLVLRLDSAHHTGIDDVRALPVALADSNQVPLGEVAQIDLKDGPAQISHEDGKRRITVGLNVRSRDVQSVVQDIQAVLGKQLPLPPGYYIRYGGQFQNLIEAQQRLSIAVPVALALIFILLFFTFGSLKESLLIFTAIPLSAIGGVVALWARGLPFSVSAGVGFIALFGVAVLNGIVLIGEFNRLEADGVHDVLERVRLGTAARLRPVIMTAAVASLGFLPMALSNTAGAEVQRPLATVVIGGLVTATLLTLVVLPILYSLFLKGGRGTAAASPGETEAAPTSPPPGIMRCRPPGWCSCSR
- a CDS encoding metalloregulator ArsR/SmtB family transcription factor, giving the protein MKATACIRVFADTAHIQHCQTRLAHVEPTLQSLASVLALAGNEVRLKILFLLAEEQQLCVCDIADVLQMTVSAVSQHLRKLKDGGVLHAHKVGQTVFYALSPPHLPILQPLLAGLSAALTPQPAS
- the merTP gene encoding mercuric transport protein MerTP; translated protein: MNQSPSSADKPLVGAGLLAALAASLCCITPLLAVVGGLGGVASSFSWLEPFRPYFIALTVGVLGFAWYQQLKPRPADDCGCAVDVKPSVLQSKGFLGVVTGLAAALLAFPYYGARLYPTAAVPAATVATTGAVPVWQTANYRIGGMSCDACAKHVEHAVQQLPGVQAVTVSYDQGTAQVRFDAATSPAAQVAQAINGTGYHILPANAPR
- a CDS encoding NAD(P)/FAD-dependent oxidoreductase, with the protein product METREFDVLVIGTGEGGTTAAQKCATAGKRVAIVDVLPFGGTCALRGCDPKKVLIGAAETVARSRQLLGHGLDTAATVAWADLMRFKNSFTGKVPAAREASLQKAGIGTYHGLARFTGSHTVQVGDQELRAKQFIIAAGARPRPLGIPGEELLVDSTAFLELAELPADLTLIGGGYIAFEFAHLVARCGVAARILHRGARPLVHFDADLVAHLVTASREAGIEVVLDTVLTGIAQEPGGRLRLRAESGGHVVNYSAALAVHAAGREPNLAALDLDRAGIAYGPAGVTVNEFLQSTSHPDVYAVGDAAASGLPLTPVAAKAAFVAASNLLKGNHTPIAYGVVPTTVFSHPPLAAVGLTEAEATRQGLKFTAKSELTTDWFTARRLREPVSAYKVLVEEGSGQVLGAHLLGPDADEVINLFAVAMHAKLPARELQKLVFAYPTSASDIVYML
- a CDS encoding GDCCVxC domain-containing (seleno)protein; protein product: MLTAEPKAPLLTSVLTCPVCQHAQAEQMPTDACQWFYECTSCHTVLKPLAGDCCVYCSYGSVPCPPIQAQGSGGCCC
- a CDS encoding HAMP domain-containing sensor histidine kinase; the encoded protein is MKLLATTTRYYLLLAALLFAAGTAALYAGLVWALRTEMEEKLVTERGYLTPILQRTGRLPLPLGDQRTLSRHPRPAGFSDTLEYDPVGRRWEPFRQLHFPVQVKGVTYWVTLRKSLLENDSPLGVVLSVLAAVLIGLLLSLAALNRWLSGRLWQPFHQTLAALRGYELQRQPATLRLPATGIDEFTELNQALTQLSERLGAEYQSLKEFTENAAHETQTPLAILQAKLERLLQLGARNAEMAPLLRDAYGATLRLSRLHQGLTLLSKIENGQFPDAVPLRLAEVVAEKLGLLEELVSGKELTLTYEAADPVPVRMHPALADSLVVNLLQNAIKHNHPGGTLTVRLGPHALEVRNTGPTLSGDPSRYFERFQKQLPGSPSPGLGLSIVQQVCRHYGFGLRYTYEPATGLHVLHVSTYGLD
- a CDS encoding response regulator transcription factor — encoded protein: MKILIVEDEPTLRTSLVAHLQSDGYRCEEAATYAQAHEKIKLYRYDCVLVDLTLPGGDGLDLVRTLKADQSPAGVLIISARGALDDKVWGLKLGADDYLTKPFHLAELTARVQAILRRRQFQGHNALRFRALTVLPDRAQVLVGEAPLTLTRKEYELLLYFLANPNRLLTKESIAEHLWGDAADTSDSFDFIYNHLKNLRKKLQEKGAVDYIRTVYGLGYELSAE
- a CDS encoding recombinase family protein, giving the protein MGNPSDITVKEHPLNLFDFIKFCLRNCQQNFRIRQRSTYFRTRHLVTLVSSFQQQGVHFVSLQDHLDTTTAQGRLMFNLFASLAEFERDLIRERTRAGLTAARARGRQAGRPKGLSKEAFSKAQADKTLYLQQDKTVAEIGQLLGVGRATIYRYLAHLGVATGGSPSATAA
- a CDS encoding IS3 family transposase is translated as MAKVSVGRLCQLFGVSRQAFHQREHYTQQAHSQSMLVLDLVVALRKQIPGLGTRKLYLLLQEPFAQSGIRMGRDKLHGLLQAHGLTLRHKRSAPKTTNSAHGLQKYPNLLSDQLITAPQQVWVCDITYLCIGLGFGYLSLITDAYSKLIVGYCLHPLLTSEGCLRALEMALQQPKATTLIHHSDRGSQYCSFLYIRKLKEAGIAISMSQYGDPYENAIAERVNGILKTDFRLNQVFTSFEEAARAVERSIHNYNHLRPHMSCDYLTPVAAHSKDQPLKKHWKPKRYNSQRAPTKSV